From one Pseudomonas sp. B21-048 genomic stretch:
- a CDS encoding DUF4123 domain-containing protein, with protein sequence MTPQAWLAERPLQTGECLYLIVSAASDAEALKTLYQHEPTTQAMPIWGGTPYAAWQPVMPYLTELKPNSSFLSWIAETDALDWGWLAVSSSEPDVVFKHLRSLTQVRMPDGTDVFFRFWDGRHIYPILDGLGDAAGEVLPVFDRYLINGKSLEVGPRAVPPAKGWPWWEVPTALLDSLTKQNPSTVIGNMMQWLLDEHADLYFSFPESNLRTKVARFVKRTPLTEENFTGLLKAHLENEVAV encoded by the coding sequence TTGACTCCTCAAGCGTGGCTGGCTGAACGGCCGTTGCAGACGGGTGAGTGTTTGTACTTGATCGTCAGCGCGGCCAGCGATGCCGAAGCGCTCAAAACCCTTTACCAACATGAACCCACAACCCAGGCGATGCCGATCTGGGGCGGCACACCCTACGCAGCTTGGCAGCCGGTGATGCCCTACCTCACCGAGTTGAAACCCAACTCAAGCTTTCTGTCGTGGATTGCCGAAACGGATGCCCTCGATTGGGGGTGGCTGGCCGTTTCCAGCAGCGAACCGGACGTGGTGTTCAAACACCTGCGTAGCCTCACTCAGGTTCGGATGCCGGATGGCACTGACGTGTTTTTCCGGTTCTGGGATGGGCGGCATATCTACCCGATTCTGGATGGGCTCGGCGATGCCGCCGGTGAAGTACTGCCGGTGTTTGATCGGTACCTGATCAATGGGAAGAGCTTGGAAGTTGGGCCGCGCGCGGTGCCGCCGGCGAAGGGCTGGCCTTGGTGGGAAGTGCCTACGGCGCTGCTGGATAGTTTGACCAAGCAGAATCCGTCGACCGTCATCGGCAACATGATGCAGTGGCTGCTGGATGAGCATGCCGACCTGTACTTCTCGTTCCCCGAATCCAACCTGCGAACAAAAGTGGCGCGCTTCGTAAAACGCACGCCACTCACGGAAGAGAATTTCACCGGGCTGTTGAAGGCCCATCTGGAAAATGAGGTGGCTGTATGA
- a CDS encoding Hcp family type VI secretion system effector yields MATPAYMSVTGEKQGLITAGAFTADSVGNTYQEGHEDQVMVQAFSHDVIIPRDPQSGQPTGQRVHKPVVITKVYDKSSPLLQAALTSGERMSEIVIQWYRTSAQGTQEHYYTTQLEDAIIVAINNKMHNCQDPSNSHFTHLEEVQFTYRKITWTHEVSGTSGSDDWRSPVAG; encoded by the coding sequence ATGGCTACACCCGCGTACATGTCCGTTACTGGTGAGAAACAAGGCCTGATCACTGCTGGCGCGTTCACCGCTGACTCGGTTGGCAACACCTACCAGGAAGGTCACGAAGACCAGGTCATGGTTCAGGCTTTCAGCCACGACGTGATCATCCCGCGTGATCCACAGTCCGGCCAACCGACCGGTCAGCGCGTACACAAGCCAGTCGTGATCACCAAGGTCTACGACAAGTCTTCGCCACTGCTGCAAGCGGCGCTGACCTCCGGCGAGCGCATGAGCGAAATCGTTATCCAGTGGTACCGCACCTCGGCCCAAGGGACCCAGGAGCACTACTACACCACCCAACTGGAAGACGCGATCATCGTCGCCATCAACAACAAAATGCACAACTGCCAGGACCCGTCGAATTCGCACTTCACGCACCTGGAAGAAGTGCAATTCACCTACCGCAAAATCACCTGGACCCACGAAGTATCCGGTACCTCGGGTTCCGATGACTGGCGTTCCCCGGTCGCAGGTTAA
- a CDS encoding type 1 glutamine amidotransferase domain-containing protein: MKILMVLTSHDQLGNTGKKTGFWLEEFAAPYYTFKDAGAQLTLVSPKGGQPPLDPKSDEPDAQTAATDRFRKDPAAQSALASTGLLSTVRAEDYDAVFYPGGHGPLWDLAEDTFSIALIEAFYKAGKPVAAVCHAPGVLRHVKDADGQPLVKGKRVTGFTNSEEAAVQLTDVVPFLVEDMLRANGGLYSKADDWASYMVAEGLLLTGQNPASSEATAKALLAKLE; the protein is encoded by the coding sequence ATGAAAATCCTGATGGTTTTAACGTCCCACGATCAATTGGGTAACACCGGCAAGAAAACCGGCTTCTGGCTCGAAGAATTCGCCGCCCCGTATTACACCTTCAAGGATGCAGGTGCGCAGCTGACCCTGGTTTCACCCAAGGGCGGCCAGCCACCACTGGACCCCAAAAGCGACGAGCCGGACGCGCAAACCGCGGCCACCGATCGCTTTCGCAAGGATCCTGCTGCCCAGTCCGCCTTGGCGTCTACCGGGCTGCTGAGTACTGTGAGGGCCGAAGATTACGATGCTGTTTTCTATCCAGGCGGGCATGGTCCGCTGTGGGATCTGGCTGAAGACACCTTTTCAATTGCCTTGATCGAGGCGTTTTACAAGGCGGGCAAACCGGTGGCGGCGGTCTGTCACGCGCCGGGGGTGTTGCGTCATGTCAAGGATGCGGACGGCCAGCCATTGGTCAAAGGCAAGCGTGTGACGGGCTTCACCAATTCCGAAGAAGCCGCTGTGCAGCTGACGGACGTGGTGCCGTTTTTGGTGGAGGACATGCTCAGGGCCAACGGTGGCCTGTACTCCAAGGCGGATGACTGGGCGAGTTACATGGTCGCGGAGGGTCTGTTGTTGACCGGTCAGAACCCGGCCTCGTCGGAAGCGACCGCCAAGGCGTTGTTGGCGAAGCTGGAGTAA
- a CDS encoding VOC family protein, which produces MSHPNFVSPDLIRQRFSKAMSDMYREEVPLYGALMELVEQTNRRVLDSDPQIARQLNSTGEIQRLDLERHGAIRVGTAAELATLARLFAVMGMQPVGYYDLTPAGVPVHSTAFRAVHEAALQVSPFRVFTSLLRLELIEDAELRAFAQSVLDTRSIFTPAALALIERAETQGGLTEYETQDFVTQALETFRWHHSATVTAAQYQQLSAQHRLIADVVAFKGPHINHLTPRTLDIDIVQAQMPAHGITPKAVIEGPPRRRCPILLRQTSFKALDEPIAFTDQAETRGSHSARFGEIEQRGAALTPKGRALYDRLLNAARDELKDFPNEANAAHYNALMTQHFGEFPDTLEAMRQQELAYFRYFVTEKGLAADELKGASLEDLLRGGYVRVEPLVYEDFLPVSAAGIFQSNLGDAAQTHYGVHSNRQAFEKALGRSTIDELGLYAQTQQRSIEECCKTLGLANLT; this is translated from the coding sequence ATGAGCCATCCGAACTTCGTCAGCCCTGACCTGATCCGCCAACGCTTCTCCAAAGCGATGTCCGACATGTACCGCGAAGAAGTGCCGCTGTACGGCGCGCTGATGGAGCTGGTGGAACAGACCAACCGCCGCGTGCTGGACAGCGATCCGCAGATCGCCCGACAGCTGAACAGTACTGGTGAAATCCAGCGACTGGACCTGGAGCGCCACGGTGCGATCCGCGTCGGCACCGCCGCTGAACTGGCAACCCTCGCCCGCCTGTTTGCGGTAATGGGCATGCAACCGGTGGGCTATTACGACCTGACCCCGGCCGGCGTGCCGGTGCATTCCACCGCGTTCCGCGCCGTGCATGAGGCGGCGTTGCAGGTCAGCCCGTTCCGGGTGTTCACCTCGCTGCTGCGCCTGGAACTGATCGAAGACGCCGAACTGCGGGCTTTTGCCCAGTCGGTGCTGGACACGCGCTCGATCTTTACCCCGGCGGCATTGGCCCTTATCGAACGCGCTGAAACCCAGGGCGGCCTGACTGAATACGAGACGCAGGACTTTGTCACACAAGCCCTGGAAACCTTCCGCTGGCACCACAGCGCCACCGTCACCGCCGCGCAATACCAGCAACTGAGCGCCCAGCATCGACTGATCGCCGACGTGGTGGCGTTCAAAGGCCCGCACATCAACCACCTGACGCCACGAACCCTGGACATCGACATCGTCCAGGCACAAATGCCCGCCCATGGCATCACCCCCAAAGCGGTGATCGAAGGCCCTCCCCGCCGCCGATGCCCGATCCTGCTGCGCCAAACCAGTTTCAAGGCGCTGGATGAGCCGATTGCTTTTACCGATCAGGCCGAAACCCGTGGCAGCCACAGCGCCCGCTTCGGTGAAATCGAACAACGCGGCGCGGCGCTCACCCCCAAGGGCCGGGCGCTTTATGACCGCTTGCTCAACGCTGCCCGGGATGAACTCAAGGATTTTCCCAACGAAGCCAACGCCGCACACTACAACGCGCTAATGACGCAGCACTTCGGCGAATTCCCTGACACCCTCGAGGCCATGCGCCAACAGGAGCTGGCGTACTTTCGCTACTTCGTGACGGAAAAAGGCCTGGCGGCGGATGAACTGAAAGGCGCGTCGCTGGAGGATTTGCTCAGAGGTGGCTATGTGCGGGTTGAACCACTGGTGTACGAAGACTTTTTGCCGGTCAGTGCGGCGGGGATTTTTCAGTCCAACCTGGGGGATGCGGCGCAAACCCACTATGGCGTGCATTCGAACCGGCAAGCGTTCGAAAAGGCCTTGGGAAGGTCGACGATTGATGAGTTGGGGCTGTATGCGCAGACGCAACAGCGGTCGATCGAGGAGTGCTGCAAGACATTGGGGTTAGCGAATCTGACTTGA